The nucleotide sequence TTCCTGAAATGGAATAATTTCTTCCTAAATATTGTGTAGATAGATCCATATTCCCTTCGGAGATTGCTTGTCTTGTTAAGCTGCTACTTACCCGCTTACTATTAAAATTTAATTGGTCAATATTAAATACTTCATAATCGAGTTCGTTACCTAACTCTTTTAACTTATCTGGAGTTCCTAGTCTTTTGAATCCTATTGCTGTATCAGGTCCTAGTACTAATCCTTTTAAATTTGCAGAATTGATTATTGTCTTAATAAATTGTTCATATGTTAATTCAGATATAGATTTGGTAAACTGTATAGGAATAACAAAGTCTATACCAATATTTTCAATAAAAGCTTTCTTTTCATCTACGGAAGTAATTAAAGGAATTGTTATAGATGGATCAAAAAGTTTTCTAGGATGATCTGTAAAGGTAATAATTCCAGATTTACAGGAATTATTTTTGGCTATTTTGCATACTTGATTAAGTAAATGTTGGTGTCCTAAATGAATTCCATCAAACATTCCAATTGAAAAAATTGTATTTTGATGGATGTTGTAAGAGTCCAATTGAGTTCTTAGTTCGTCCATATCACCAAATTATTCACATGAAAACAATAAATAATTATTTTATATTTTTGTATGCTTCTTCAAGTAATACTT is from SAR202 cluster bacterium and encodes:
- a CDS encoding bifunctional riboflavin kinase/FAD synthetase; translation: MDELRTQLDSYNIHQNTIFSIGMFDGIHLGHQHLLNQVCKIAKNNSCKSGIITFTDHPRKLFDPSITIPLITSVDEKKAFIENIGIDFVIPIQFTKSISELTYEQFIKTIINSANLKGLVLGPDTAIGFKRLGTPDKLKELGNELDYEVFNIDQLNFNSKRVSSSLTRQAISEGNMDLSTQYLGRNYSISGTVIKGKGIGNPILGYPTANLDMSSVKTIIPANGIYATKIKLNGREFIGATSIGYNPTFKNEEKSIESFIIDFNENLYGKDIEINFVKWIRQEESFDNTVELQKQITDDINQIIQLFKGKN